The genomic window ACTGTCACCTTCTTTTACTATAACCACCTGCTGTTGCTGGAAAAACCAACACTAGGACCAGAGGCTCTGATACTAAGATATATTTAGAAAACAgtcagtctgttttagtcactgTCTAAATCTCTGAAGTTGAGAGAAATGTGTTAACCCACGCAGACCAGCTAACCTCTGAGCTAGTTGTCTCAATTAGCATCACAACATAGTGACAGTCTTGCATCACACCTGCAGAAACACGACTGTGAAGAGTAATACTGAGGTTCTTAGCGCCACAACTTACCGTCTGTTCATGGGTCTGACCCGGACAGCCACCCGAACCGATGCCATGGTACATCCCGGTCCGGTTAGTTTCCCAGCTAGCTTCAGTACGAGCGCCGCCGCTTTAACACAGCTAATTAGCTAACCGGCTAACTAGCTAGCATGTGGACAACTTTGAACCACGGGCGGATAAAAGAGGACAAAAGTCACACAGATAACCGACCGACCTACTGATTCTGGGCAAAGTGTACTAACTAGGCAGATAGTTTGTCGGGGGAAGGGTCACCTCCGTGGGTATGCGTTATCGGTGTCCCGGTGTGGACCGGCTCAGATTCATGGTCAGTGTTAAAGAGCCGTTAGCATGTTAGCTCCATTTAACAAACTAACGGAGAGTCAGCTGATAACAACAAACATCTGTACAGAAGCCAGGAGGGAACAAAAGACTGGATGCGCATGTCAATATGAGTACTAACGCACACTATGAAAATACAACacctaataataatgaaaatacgtACAAAGATACACTGAGAAAATACTTATGTACTAGAAAACATACAAACgtacactgtgaaaatacctatttacaaaaaaaatgtactgaCATACAGTAGAAAATGTTTGCTGTCTGTGTTTTCTATGATAAATGTTGTTACTAGAGTCAAAAATATCAGTAGATACCAAGACTTATTGATAGTAGTGGTGATAATTTAATACTGCAATAAATATCATTATTGTCCCATACTTTCCTTGTGCTGTTTTGTCTAATTTTCCCTGTGCCTATTCTGAAATACTTTTGTAtgctttattatttttaatgaaagGAACAGcttaaaataaattacaactacaACTAGAAGTATCATTCAGATTTATTTACCTCTCACATattatttaataattaaaaaaacaaaaacaaaacacaatcagAAGGAAATCTGAAATGATTAATGAAATCAGTGACTTTAAAATTAGTTAAATATTTTACTgacattttaaaaaatctgattaaattaaattaaatagtttGACTTAAATTTTGTTCTTactaagtaaataaatagatgtaaacactgtcttattttttgcactatGTGGGAAATTAATCAATATCTATTCATGTTGTAAAACTACTTTGGGAAGAAAAATGCCAAAATACAAAATCATTAAGAcaagctttattacagactcatggtcctcagcaaacagataaatacaaacacaataaaaaaaaattacattaaatgacTGAAAAAGAACTGGATGTTTAAGTTTTTAAAATGGTTTTAAAAGCGTTTCTTGATGTAGGAGGAAGACGTACTTTATCCTTTAGTTTTATAACCAGCAAAACTGTCAAACAACTAtcgagtaaaaaaataaataaataaataaaaacaatatttatcTCCGGGACATAGTGAAGTAGATAAAACTTTTTTTGAAAATCAaatagtataattacataaaataaaagcATTGAGTACAAATAGCAGAAGAACTGGTTTCACAAAATGTCAGTTGAACTGATTTTACGAAATAAAACCTGCAATTCCCCTCCTGGCCAATAGAGGCGGTAGAACCATTAAAGCAGCAGCAGCCGGCGGCGGGTTAGTGAATGAACTTCCTGTGATACGTGAGAGACGTGTGTGGACAGGAGGTGAGCGTTGTTTTTAAAGATTTATTTCGTGTTAAACTCTAACATCGACACTTTATCCAGACTCAAGGGGCCCGTAATAGATGCCAGTTTATTTACGTTTACGTTAAAGATGTCTGAATCAGACCGATGTTGTAAAAACAGACAGCAGTGGCCGGTGTATTAGCTAACGGATGCTATGCTAACGTTATGAATGAAGACTCTTCGGATGGAAAGTTGATTTGAATCAGTTGTTTTGCTCTTGTTACCCACGTATGGGAGTATTTCTCTTGCATTTGTGTGATACTATAGTGTGTATTCAgtctttgtaaatatgtttcaagCTCTATGTATACAGATAGCGGCAGTTACAGTTGAATACTTGGCCTCAATATGCATGAAAAGATGTAAACCGGCTTGATTTTGTGATTTCAGACTCCACCATGGATATCCGACCAAACCACACCATTTATATCAACAACATTAATGACAAAATCAAAAAAGAAGGTAAGACTACTAGTATGGATATGACATCCGTTATGATATCAAAGTACGTCATTTTACATATCGTGATGTAAAAATTAACTATAAACCCACAGTTTAAAACTGACATTTGGAAATAATTGGTTCTTGCCAGATATTGACAAGGgtgttgcagaaaaaaatgcataaacagTCAAGGTACGCTTTGTTTATGTAGTTATTTGAGTTAAAACATTACATAAATTTGGATCTGTCTTATCGTAACACTGTCCTTGGAACACAGTTCACTAGTTTTAACTACAATTAGAATTAAATTTCGATATAAAAACGGAAATTAAATTCAGTTTGTTCTTgcatttaaatgttaaaaatgctTAGAAAGGAAGTTCTTCAGTTCTTGTCCCAATATAACTGACTCAGACACATATGTCCAGGCGTATGTGGATACTCTGTTGTTGAtcctttatttttataatttgtttGGTGCTGGTTTTTCTAGTTTCATTAAGACACTCTGACTTCTCCAGTGTATAATGACAACAGTGTCTCAAGTGTATCAGACCGGTACTAGCATAACTGATGAGTGGGACTAAATGTAtataaaagtgttttgtttttttttttgtcctgcagAGCTGAAGCGCTCGCTGTATGCGCTCTTCTCTCAGTTTGGTCAGATTGTTGACATCGTGGCCATGAAAACCATGCCAATGAGGGGTCAGGCCTTCGTCGTCTTCAAAGAGCTCACTGCCGCCACCAATGCACTGAGACAACTGCAGGGATTCCCCTTCTACAACAAACCCATGGTTGGTTCAGTGTAAAGACACTGGGTTATTCATTATCTAAGGAGATTTACTTTGTTCCCCCTCTTTAACTTGACATCACAGCTTTCAAAAACTAAATAAGACATCCTATTTTTCTCTGAGACATAGTGGATTTAAATGATAAAACTGTAAAACAATATGTAATAgcataaatgcataaaatcaAAGTGTTATGTACTAATTAACAAAACCTAAATAAGAATTCATAGCTGAAGTAGTTATGTTGTCCTTCAGCTGATTAACTGTTGCTTTTTAGCGGATACAGTACGCTAAGACCGACTCAGAGGTCATTGCCAAGGTGAAGGGCACATATGGtgacaaggagaagaagaaggagaagaaaaagaaggccCAGGAGTCTGCAGCGGCAGCAAATCTAGCAAAGAAACCTGCAGTGGTGAGTGATGCTCCTATCATCATGTTGGAACTGATTCTAAAAGAACCAgggatttattattatatttattattacattttatttattattatattttattattattatatttacatttatttatttatttaatttaacaaaTCCCTGAATATATCAGGAATTTGGTTAGGCAGGGTACCAATGAGCAGGAGGGACAAAGTGTTATGTGACTGtgtgggggtattagtaagctctgcttactttttcacttgttttgaacttttattattgTCAAGTTAAAGTTTTGGTGTGAATTCTTGTCTTTAAAGTCATACTTGTGTTTGTTGTTTCCAGGGAGCAGCTGCTCCTGTTCACACACCTGCAGTACAGGTAAGACTGGAACTTTATCTGCACTTTTGAGTTGATCTTTGAGATAATTCCTGTTAAATAGAGCACCATGTACTAATACTACATATTACAGCATAAGTAATATGTGATGAACCAAGCCTGGACACTAAAACGATATGTACCAGTCACAGATGCGTCAGACATGTGGCAGTAAGAAAGGGATTTCAACAGTTTGACTTATTTGCACTAAATATGAACCACCATGAAGAACATAGTGTAGACACAAACTCCAAGTGTGTTCCAGGGCTAAAAGCCTTATAGCTCAATAGCCTAATTAGAAATGGCAACATACAACACGATGAAGACATTAAGTATCCTACTAtgatgcacgttctgtgtccgtccggtgTCCTGTCCGTGTCTGAtggatgttgcagcacgggagggtgtTTGCGCACAATGCCGCTGTTGctccacaggagggcgttttagccacaggtacaatgctgctagtaatatTAATGTAGATACTTTTATAATGTAATTCACTGTCAGTCTTTTTTTCAGATTAATGCAACCTGGTCAAAAAAAATTCCATActctaatatttcattggaccGTCTCTGGCTTTGATTTCAGcacacattcactgtggcattGTTTCAATAAGGTTATGCAATATCATAACATTTATTAGCCATTTTATGGACTCATAGCGTTGCTGAACCCatacctgaccaactgaagcaacctcaGATTATTATACTTGTTTTACCACAGCTGCTTCAAAGTCTGATAATAACCACCTCTTTTCACTTCAGTCTTTGTTTCAGTTGATATTTATTGTTAATCAGGGTCTGTTGTCATTTCCAGGTGCCTGATAATCCACCAAACTACATCCTGTTCCTCAGTAACCTTCCTGAGGAGACCAATGAGATGATGCTATCGATGCTGTTCAACCAGTGAGTCCACGCCTGCCTTTTCTTTTAATGCTGAACACAACAGGAGGTCATGGTCTCTGTGTGACGGTGGTTTTGGTTTGGTTCTCTGCAGGTTTCCTGGGTTCAAAGAGGTGCGACTCGTCCCAGGGAAACACGACATCGCCTTTGTGGAGTTCGAGAGTGACACGCAGGCGGGTGTGGCTAAAGATGCCCTGCAGGGCTTCAGGATCACAGCGACCTGTGCCATGAAGATCACGTACGCCAAGAAGTAGAGCCAGGCCCCAGGCGGACACAGAGACTCTAATGGACCTGGGCTTCAGCTCCTGGGTTTCCATTGTCATTCACTGCttcttattgtttgtttgtttggttttttttatcttttgtaTTCTAGTTGAATTCTTGGCCCTGGTTCATGGGTCCACATCTTGTTTTGtaacataataaaataagaaattgACAAGTGTCTCCTCAGGTACAAGTTTTCCTCCTCACACTTTAAATCTCAAACCCAGACTTCAATAATGCGAAAAACTACTCAGATCAGTCCTCCATTTAAAGCCTCATTAGGCTCAGTTGGTCCTCACTCCAGTGTCTCTTGAACTAAACAAAGATGGGCAACGCAATACATTTTCAAGCTGCTCAGGAAACATGAATTGGAGATCCACCAAAGACGAACTGATGAACACTGGCAATAAAAACCCTAAAAACAAAACCGCTCTATTTTATTTGAAATAAAGCAGTGTGGTTAGCAATGCTGCCTCACAACTGGAAGGTTTTATGTTTCCCAGTCATGGAGTACCTCCAGTTTCCCCCATAATTAAAGACGAGGTAAATTCTCTTCTTTGTGTCCTTGACCATGATACTGATAATCTAGTCAGTCCGTGACTGCCTTCAATGaacccatttacatgcacactaatactctgatcattatctgattcctGAAGTTctcagattattagtgatcatgCAAATGGCATAATCTGATATGATTtctcagataacagcagtaatctgattacgaGAATTgaattaacacacctggatttctcctcaatactccaatgtctttcTGCATGTGCACaggttaatcagatttatttccttcttttacaTCTGAGCATGTGTAAACAGCTCAGTAAGCCTGTTTGCATGACCATAAAAAtttgataactgggagtaatcaggtaattgtaataatcagatctgatgtgtttacatgaaaaaaatgtgataattgaaaaccctggtttagacactccagtcaattattggatttctttcagagtttgtacatacatagtgatggtagcctcaaacttcctgttattgtcttctgctcacatttgactgttacttccattttctatgattttaattgttttacacgtgcagatataaaagaattaaataaatgcGATTAATAGGTATACATGCAGGAAggcatcagagtattggggagaaattcaGGTGTGTAAATTCGATTTCTCATAATTAGATAAtgctgtttatatgatcactagaataatctgacaactccataaattggataatgattgaagttattagtattagtgtgcatgtaaacaggctcattatgTATGTAGTCCGAAAGATAAAGAGTCTAATAATGAACTGGAGAGTGGAAACCAGGGTTTtagattattgcatttcttaagtaCATGTAAACGTGtaagatctgattattacaactgTCTGATTACGaacatcagatttttatggtgTTTGTAAACAGGCTTAATGGCAGCTCACCCTTCCTACTgcgctaatactaatgctaggtGTGGTGTGTGTGATGAATTACTCAGGACTGAATTTCCTTACAGGGATGAAAAAAGTGACTCaaaaatattgattgattgatcattgTTGTCTGACAAAACCACACTTAGGTTCAggggaaaactgactttttttgctgaaaaggttTGAGTGTTTTTTAATGTGACCATCATTAACTGGGAAAATGTGGTGTGTTTCTCCACAAAGTGAAACCAAAAGGAAAGAGAAACAAAAGAGGTGCAGCTCCTGTGTGGACCTGAAGCCTTCCATTGATCCATGAGGTTAAACGGTCTGATTCTAAACGATTGGTTTCGGTTGTTATTCTGGATAAAAGACCAGCACAGTCAAATTAAAGTCATAAATCATGTCTCTTGTCATCCACATCAACAGCTGTTCATCACCAATAATCAATACTTCAACATCATGTTGAGATAAACTGGTTCTTTCAATAGTGTGAGTCTTAGCAGTAAAGCTTCTCCTTTTTCACAATTACAACGTCCTGAAGCACAGATCGAGAAACTGCTCACAATGAGACCTGACCACCAGGGGAATTCACAACATTAATAATAGTTAACGGGAGGGAAAAGCCTATAGTTCCCATCCCCAGATTGAAATGTCACCAAAACACAACATGTTTCCACAGATGTAGATGTGTGGATGAGGGTTTAGAGTAAATTTTAGGGTTAAAATTAGTATTAGAGACATTGAGATGAAAGGAAAAGGCAAAAACTGAACGATTAagatgaaagaaagacagaaaagaaacaaatttcaaGACCAGATTtaatctgatatatatatatatatatatatatatatatatatatatatatatgtatatatgtatatgtatatatgtatatatatatatatatatatatatatatatatatatatatatatatatatatatatatatatatatatatatattcagaaaTAAAACTCACAGCTGAGACAGACATTAACAAAAAAGACATTGGACTGAGGATGTTTTTCTGTCACTACTGGAGTGCATGTGTACGTATCAAAGAAAACTTACTCAACAGTATGTTTTGATGTAACTGGCTCAGTGGTAAGGAAACTGGTGAGACCAAATGGCTCGTCTGGCCTTATCTTCCTGTATCAAGGAGTTCTGACAGGGCTTAACAGCTCAAGTGTCCCAGTGGTGCAAATGTTGTCAGAGCACATGATGATTACGCTATCACACAGTGACTGACAGAATGGATTTGTGCAGGTGCATCTGTTCCAAAAGAGGTTGTCAGTGATTTTTCTCTGGCCATTCTGAGAGCTCTGGTCAAGGCTTTTACCCCCCTTCCTGATTTGAAGACCTATATCAATGGGGTTCAAGCCAAGGGAACAACGCACATCTATGAGAAAAATCAAAGTTTCTCTTATCCTATTCTGTAtttgggaaaaggacaaatgtgggagCAGATGTTTTTccaattgattgaattgggttcagctttgagatgcttttaaggaacattgttgttatacttttagtaccttttaaagtaatggtgatgttttatatgtgtgttcTTGTCagttttgagtttgtttttagtactgactttcattgtgtttatgtatattagtgtggatctatggctgtgatttccattttgtgtaacttctgctgctgttgctgctgtcttggccatgacactcttgaaaaagagatttttaatctcagtgagctttattttcctggttaaaaaggttataataataataataataataataataataataataataataataataataataataataataataataatgcactaATTTTTTGGCTTATTACTGCACTCAAAAAAGCAACATGGGTGTCTGTTTTAACAACACAAGTATGACATGTGGGTTCTattatattaattcatgtttagtggttaaacattataaaaatcatgtagttttaacatgacataaaaaaatccttaaaactaCAAGATTGCTTTATGTCAACACGACCTAATGGGTTTAGGCAGGAATCCCATCTGCAATACCTCCTCTGAGTAGAAGGTGGCAATCATTTGATCTAGCCCTTACCCTACCCTTGCCCTAACCCTAAGTCTTGGGTTTATGTACATCATTTAGTCTAACTCGGATCTAACCATAACTTTAATCCTAAACCTAGGATTAAAGCACCAATGTGATCTAGATCTGTTAGAGAATAATCAAGCCAAATACTTAATCGGGATTCCCACACCAGAATGACCAAGGCCAGGatcgattttaaagtgcttttattggtttttaaaactcttaatggccttagccctatttatttatctgatttgcttttaatgtatgagccctctcggaccctcaggtcctcaggtagtaatctaactgttcctagagtccacactaaaactcatggtgaggcctcattcagcttttatggccccaaagtatggaacagcctacctgaagacctgaggtccgctgcaagtgttcatatttttaaaagtaaactcaaaacttatctttttagtctagcttttaattaaacttttactgtaaacttttctttactttgttgctt from Sphaeramia orbicularis chromosome 1, fSphaOr1.1, whole genome shotgun sequence includes these protein-coding regions:
- the snrpb2 gene encoding U2 small nuclear ribonucleoprotein B'', with protein sequence MDIRPNHTIYINNINDKIKKEELKRSLYALFSQFGQIVDIVAMKTMPMRGQAFVVFKELTAATNALRQLQGFPFYNKPMRIQYAKTDSEVIAKVKGTYGDKEKKKEKKKKAQESAAAANLAKKPAVGAAAPVHTPAVQVPDNPPNYILFLSNLPEETNEMMLSMLFNQFPGFKEVRLVPGKHDIAFVEFESDTQAGVAKDALQGFRITATCAMKITYAKK